Sequence from the Thunnus maccoyii chromosome 22, fThuMac1.1, whole genome shotgun sequence genome:
TGTATTGATGTGCTGTAATAACATCTTTACAAGAGCGATATGAAATAAAACTCAGCACTAGAAAGAAGATGCAACTGttatgcatctttttttctgccaaAGTGATGGTCTCCTGTccaccaaaaacacaaaaacacataaaaacacaagtgcAGATTCACATGAAAAAGCATCAGTTCCCCTCTGAACagcttttcttgtttcttgagTCTATCTGGTGGCAGCATACACAACATTTGGCTCCACCGctcttctttttgctttttgacaGAAAGTCACTGCTGCATAGTTCAGGTCATCAGAGCCCAgattctgtaaataaaagtatttacagTCAGTCACCTTAACAAGtggaaatgaagagaaaaacaaaacaatggctGGACATGatcttaaattataaaacaaatacaagtaaaTGATCAAACTTTACTTGTaaagtaaatgataaaacatgattCACCTCACTCTGTTGTCGATTCTTTTCTTCATTAGCTGCCAAATGAAAGAGACAATGTatctaatcagttaattgaccGTCATTATTCTAAAACTTTACTGTTATTCCGTTTTTGGGAAACATAAAATTTAGTATTCTTCCAAAATATTTATACAACTTTAAagaatttgtgaaaaaaaactataaaccAAATACAAGATCGAAACATTACCTCTCtgaagttttctgtttttaacaacCAGACCAATGATGACCGTAGTGTGGAGAACAAACAGACTGCCCAAGATCACCAAGATCACACCCATCAACTTTGTTGTTGCATCCGACTCTGCCACAAGAAAGATCTTTAATCAGactgtttctccttttctagCTAAAAATGACGAACATTAAAATGGACAAATGAATTTTGCACAATGAAATCTATAAGAGACTCTTACGTTTAGACTCTCTGCCAATGTCATCATATGATTCATCATCACTgccttttaatgaaatgaagatacattttatttttattttgtattaaaaatgtgcatcaaTATCTTGTTCTGACAATAATTAAATAGCCACATATAGAAAGACATAAGAGAAGAATATAAATTTCATAACATCTTACCttcaacatttaaatgtatgacacttaaaaatgtctgtccGTAAATGTTAAATCCACAGAAATAAACCCCTGAGTCAGATAAATCCACTTCCTTAATGTTGAGCGAGACTGTGGAAATGTTGGAGCTCATTTGAAATTTTCCATTTATAAATCCATCACAGTATCGAACAGTTCCAGAGCTGATCATAGTTGAGATACAGCTGGCTTTGGTTCTGTTGACCAGTCTGAACCAGGATGTTGTTGCTTGACCTTTGTAAGTTTTGGTGCACTGCAGTGTGACGTTTTCACCAGACTGGACCTCCACAGTGTGAGACTcagaaagtgagacagagatccagcctgaaacacacagcagagacaacaaGAGATTTAGTTGTtataggaagaaaaacaaaacctcttAATAAATTGAATAATGAGCAAAAACCATTAAATTCTGGCAGCAATGAAGTTGAGAGAAATGTAGTGGCAGTACTTACTGATGCTGCAGAGAATGAAAGCTGTTATCAAGGTAAGGTTCATCATGGTGCGTATGATTGTAGCTCAGCAATGTGTGTAATCAAACTGTGCTCCAGGAAGGGTGCTCTCAACTTAAGAGGTGGGGCCATTTTTTCTTGCTCATACAGTTGTGTAAACTGTCCACGTGAATGCTTTCTGTAAAACGAGTGTTGATGCCAAATGATCGTCTGAACGGATACGAGATGGTTATCCTAAAGGTTATTTTAGCTACGTAGTGTTCAAACCAAAGTTAAAGAATGATAGAATTTACACACACCCCTCCCAAATCTGAACAAACCCCGTTGAAACCCAAATATAGCAAGAGCTAGCCAGCTAAGGAGACACCATATACAGGTTTGGATTTACCCAAAGGTGTTTTCCTCCTTTCATTGAAAAGGCTGAAGCCACAGCAAAGCTAACACACCTGGAGCAATCTGTCTCTCTACTGAATGCACACAGACATTATGTTGATCCTCCATCCAATTCTTTGTAAGACAGCAATCCCACCTTCCTATGTAGGAGTAAAAAGAGCATcactgggattagtaactgtgttaatactgaatttaaaaactgaatccTTTACGTTACTTGTAAGAGATTTGAAACTActcattaatgaaaaatgtatcacaTCAGTGTAATGTGCTCTGGTTAAAACATTGATCAAGAATGTTGTTGGATTTGTTCTGTGTCAGCTGTCAACTGATCTTTGTCTGACTCAATACTAGTAAAACCTCACAATATGTCAATAATGTGTATAGACCAGAGGCAGACTGAACACCACTGGATGTCATGTAGGCAGCTATACTGGAAACATCTACAATGTCCAGATgatggggcggctgtggctcaggaggtagagcgggtcatccactaatgggaagatcggcggttcgattcccggctcctccagtccacatgccgatgtgtccttgggcaagatacttgATGAACCcctcagtgtatgaatgtgtgtgaatggttagtttcttctgatgggcaggttgggaccttgcatggtagcccctgtacccattcagcttatgaatgtgtgtgaatgatttgtagtgtaaaagcgctttgagtggtcggaagactagaaaggtgctatacaagtacagtccatttaccatgaTCAGCCATCGTCCTCTAGAACCTCAACAGTGAGGCTCAGCTAAGTGATGTACTGCTgtgaatatgtatgtaatgGAATCACTgatcttcacacacactcactaaagAATATCATAGTAAAACAAGCTATTTTTGGAAGATGCTTAATAATTATGTCTCCATAAGCCGACAGCTTGACATATATATGAGGTATGAATGTGGGAACTGATGAAAggtgaattaaaaaaatcatatgcCAATAAGCAGAACTTTATTTCAGATATCTGGAAAAAGAGGGACGAGTGTTTAACCAGTTCCTCCACATGGTACCTCAGAAAAACTTGATGCTGCCAGTCTTCCTTTGAATTTGACGTACCAAATGAATCACTGTGTCACGCACACCTGACATGCACCTTGTCTTGAGAGGATCTGTGTgcattgattgaaaaaaaatgcaatttctattttctgtatttggacAGGTCTTAATCTATCTGGGCAGGTCTTAATCTATCTGGACAGACTGCCCAAGTagaaagaaacactgatgtaCAGTCTGGAGCAGAGTGAATGTTTTCACATGAGGCTGTCAGTGTCAAACTGTGTCACAAGTTGCTTATAGATCATGTGAAGATAAAACAGTGGTGCAAGTTTGTCAGAAGTGTTAAGATACATATACAGATATGTCACTAATACAGACAGGGCTGTTTGTCACCACAGTGTAAAGTGCAACAAGGGGCAGGTGGGAGCCACATATAATTATATGTATAAACACgaccttttaaaatacatatttgaattCAGACATTTAGTACATCAACATCAGTTTAAATATCCAGTTTTCACTTTGATGGTTGTAAGTTTtacaaaaaggtttttataaatgttctgTAGAAGCTGATCATTTAGTCTACTTGACAGCAGAAAGTCACACAGTTAAAtacacagttaactacacagttaactacacagttaaatacacagttaactacacagttaactacacagttaactacacagttTTGACTGAACAGGTCTCTTGACTTTCAGGTCAGTTGTGCTCTGACTACACTGTGATATTATGTGTACCTCACTCACTCCTCCACTGTTGCATCTAACTCTCTCTATAAGAGAATGTGGACAGTCATCAATGTCCTTACTGGCTCCTCCTCCCTCAAACACCAATCATATTGTTTTGCTGTCAGATCTCCATCTGAGGCAGATAAACTAATCAAGAAAGAGACTTTGAGAGAGatgagaatgaaaacatttagctcactttatttatttgcagaaataacaaaacacacacaaacaatacattaaagaattaaaaatgattttcatcagGTGCTTAActcaacaacacacaacacaatttTGTATGAATCAAACTTGTTTAGATGATTTGACATCATTTTTGGATAAGTTGATGGTGTGTATCGCTACCCTCACAATActccagcagcagattaatgaaGCATTAGTTTCACTCtgagctgttgctgttgtttcttcttgtctgtctgctggcAGCATAAATAACATGAGTGTCCACTTCTCTCTGTGATGCAGGCCTCCTGCTTCTTATTGTTGTTGAATACAAAGTCAGTGCTGTGTCCTTCAGCTAATCAGAGTCCAgattctgtaaataaaagtacatgCAGTTCTACATGTCAAATAGCTGAGTTTGTGAGAAAAACACTACTGACTTGTGATGATTCTACAACCTTTGAAATGATCAAACACAAAAGTGGATTTACCTTGTTCACTAGTGAATTCTGCCCTTCAGTGGCAGCTGAGTGACAGAGACAATACATCTGATCAGTTAATAGAAAGTTTGCTGTCATCACATTTTGGCTACAAGAAATGTTCTATTTTTTCATCATACTGACACTATTGAACATTTCCATAAGTGTTTAGTTTGAGTAATTCTCATAAAGTACCTGTCTTAAGTTTCCTGACTTTAACCATCTGACCAATGATGACCATTACAAGGAAAACAGTCAGACCAGCCAGGATCACACTCGTCAACTTTGTTGTTGCATCAGACTCTTCTACAAGAAAGATCTTTAATCAGactgtttctccttttctagCTAAAAATGACGAACATTAAAATGGACAAATGAATTTTGCACAATGAAATCTATAAGAGACTCTTACGTTTAGACTTTCTGCCAATATCATCATGTGATTCATCATCACTgccttttaatgaaatgaagatacattttatgttattttgtattaaaaatgtgcatcaaTATCTTGTTCTGACAATAATTAAATAGCCACATATAGAAAGACATATTAGAAGAATATAAATTTCATAACATCTTACCttcaacatttaaatgtatgacacttaaaaatgtctgtccGTAAATGTTAAATCCACAGAAATAAACCCCTGAGTCAGATAAAtccactttcttaatgttgagaGAGACTGTGGAAATGTTGGAGCTCATTTGAAATTTACCATTTTCAAATCCATCACAGTAGTTAACAGTTTCAGAGCTGGTCATAGTTGAGATACAGCTGGCTTTGGTTCTGTTGACCAGTCTGAACCAGGATATTGTTGCTTGACCTTTGTAAATTTTGGTGCACTGCAGTGTGACGTTTTCACCAGACTGGACCTCCACAGTGTGAGACTcagaaagtgagacagagatccagcctgaaacacacagcagagacaacaaGAGATTTAGTTGCtataggaagaaaaacaaaacctcttAATAAATTGAATAATGAGCAAAAACCATTAAATTCTGGCAGCAATGAAGTTGAGAGAAATGTAGTGGCAGTACTTACTGATGCTGCAGAGAATGAAAGCTGTTATCAAGGTAAGGTTCATCATGGTGCGTATGATTGTAGCTCAGCAATGTGTGTAATCAAACTGTGCTCCAGGAAGGGTGCTCTCAACTTAAGAGGTGGGGCCATTTTTTCTTGCTCATACTGTTGCGTAACTGTCCACATGAATGCTTTCTGTAAAACGAGTGTTGATGCCAAATGATCGTCTGAACGGATACAAGATGGTTATCCTAAAGATTATTTTAGCTGCATAGTGTTCAAACCAAAGTTAAAGAATGATAGACAGTCACATGTTAAAGAGTTCCTGGTCACTCTGATATTGAGTGACCAGCTTGCACACCAGCGTGCAAGCTGCAGAATATGAGACAATAGTCTTCATGTGTAGAACAAAGTGCTTTATGTCTAGTTGCTCATCAGATACATTGAGGAAACAAAGAAGCCCAGATagaaacaacataaagacaAGTGGAATTTAAAATCATCTGATGAATGAAAGATGCAGGTTTTATCAACCATTTTTGTTGGCGTGTCTGTATTAGAAGCTTTAATTAACATTCTTACTTTTTGTAAGTGAGGAACTTGcagttttctttatgtttacaGCTGCAGACAGTTGACTTGAGTGGTTTACAATACAGATGCTGGTCATGTGTTGTGATTTacttaatttttaaaaacttataCGCTCTAGTGAGTGGATGTGAAGATCTGTGATTCCATTACATACTCATACATATTCACAGCAGTAGATCACTTCGCTGAGCTTCAATAATTATTCATAAACCTTTGTTTGACTAGTTTATTTCTGAACCCGCCCATCACACGCCACGCCACCCACCACTACAAGTAAGTTCTCAACCTGTAGGAAACACTGTACATGTTGAAGACATGACAGATCACAGCAAAGACCCAGCAGATGCAGCTCCTGTCCATCTTCACTGTGATCTGTACTCAGTCTTCCTCAACGCAGCTGCCAACATGTTTCTTGAAAATATCAACGACTCGTTACTTATTACTCATTGAAATGGTAATCACATTACTTTTGTACCTTCTCAACAGTAGAAAGAAATGACTTATATTACAGTTTtcaactgcttatatggatcaaaaagctcaggacagaatcattcctatacaaatgctggTTAAAACATTCATGAATGTGGGAACTGTTGCAAggtgaattaaaaaaatcatatgcCAATAAGCAGAACTTTATTTCAGATACCTGGAAAAAGAGGTACGAGTGTTTAACCAGTTCCTCCACATGGTACCTGAGAAAAACTTGATGCTGCCAGTCTTCCTTTGAATTTGACGTACCAAATGAATCACTGTGTCACGCACACCTGACATGCACCTTGTCTTGAGAGGATCTGTGTgcattgattgaaaaaaaaatgcaatttgtaTTTTCTATACCTGGGCAGGTCTTAATCTATCTGGACAGACTGCCCAAGtagagagaaacactgatgtacAGTCTGGAGCAGAGTGAATGTTTTCACATGAGGCTGTCAGTGTCAAACTGTGTCACAAGTTGCTTATAGATCATGTGAAGATAAAACAGTGGTGCAAGTTTGTCAAAAGTGTTAAGATACATATACAGATATGTCACTAATACAGACAGGGCTGTTTGTCACCACAGTGTAAAGTGCAACAAGGGGCAGGTGGGAGCcacatataattatatttagaaatacgaccttttaaaatacatatttgaacTCAGACATTTAGTacatcaatatcagtttaaataTCCAGTTTTCACTTTGATGCTTGTGTAACGTGAAGGTTCGGTAGGTGGTAATTTGACACTCTTCATGAGAGAAAATAGCAGGATGGAGACAGGTGACTTTTTAAGCAGCACTTTACTCTAGCTCCCGGCATCAGAGACACAACAACCACACTTCCTCGTCTTTTTGGCACATGTGACTAAACCAACCAATCACAGGCTAGACTGAGGCAGATCCAACTGTAAGGTAAAACCACAGAAGCAGATTCAATACTGTTTCAACCTTAGCAGGATGCTGATGCAAATATTTGAacttgtaaatatataaataatacagcattgatatataaataattaactgtgtaaacattgtaaatacatattttgtgaaTTAACTTGAATGTATAAATTAACTTCACTTTTAAACCTTACATTTCCTCCCCCTCTCACAAAAGAAACGTCCCCG
This genomic interval carries:
- the LOC121890063 gene encoding uncharacterized protein LOC121890063, with product MMNLTLITAFILCSISWISVSLSESHTVEVQSGENVTLQCTKTYKGQATTSWFRLVNRTKASCISTMISSGTVRYCDGFINGKFQMSSNISTVSLNIKEVDLSDSGVYFCGFNIYGQTFLSVIHLNVEGSDDESYDDIGRESKQSDATTKLMGVILVILGSLFVLHTTVIIGLVVKNRKLQRANEEKNRQQSENLGSDDLNYAAVTFCQKAKRRAVEPNVVYAATR